The following coding sequences are from one Gossypium hirsutum isolate 1008001.06 chromosome A12, Gossypium_hirsutum_v2.1, whole genome shotgun sequence window:
- the LOC107934684 gene encoding transcription factor RAX3: MGRAPCCDKANVKKGPWSPEEDAKLKAYIEANGTGGNWIALPQKIGLKRCGKSCRLRWLNYLRPNIRHGGFSEEEDNIICSLYISIGSRWSIIAAQLPGRTDNDIKNYWNTKLKKKLLGKQRKVQQARSASCLSFKQEMKRESENYRVPGMVNQASDWPLLSPPVMPLTSTNQDLYLRDQDSIRNILVKLGGRFSDDHPQSSTTSTTTNPMNFRYPFDVSFSQDHQLYEDSMTILSSASSISPLNSTCSQTNSTTHFSINQVGGPNDMIQGLDAFQAELSELIYSNNGFEGLYGTDNMVGGSSTGTSSVESSSWGDINSLAYPQFVSGFEPCQHQSIPQVSNFDESSYFGPQ, translated from the exons ATGGGGAGAGCTCCTTGCTGTGACAAAGCTAACGTTAAGAAAGGCCCATGGTCGCCGGAGGAAGATGCCAAGCTTAAGGCTTATATAGAGGCAAACGGCACCGGTGGCAACTGGATTGCCTTGCCTCAAAAGATAG GTCTAAAGAGATGCGGCAAGAGCTGTCGTCTTAGATGGTTAAATTATCTTCGACCCAACATTAGGCATGGTGGGTTTTCAGAGGAAGAGGATAACATCATTTGCAGCCTTTACATCAGCATTGGAAGCAG ATGGTCTATAATTGCAGCACAACTGCCCGGGAGAACTGACAATGATATTAAGAACTATTGGAACACAAAGCTTAAAAAGAAGCTCCTGGGCAAACAGAGAAAAGTGCAGCAAGCTCGGAGCGCTAGCTGCCTTAGCTTTAAGCAAGAaatgaagagagaaagtgagaaTTATAGGGTTCCTGGAATGGTGAACCAGGCCTCAGATTGGCCACTGCTGTCACCACCAGTCATGCCCCTAACAAGCACAAACCAAGATCTTTATCTTAGAGACCAAGATTCCATCAGGAATATACTTGTCAAACTAGGAGGAAGATTCTCCGATGATCATCCACAATCAAGCACCACATCCACCACCACCAATCCAATGAATTTTCGATACCCTTTTGATGTTTCTttttctcaagatcatcagctataCGAGGATTCCATGACCATACTTTCATCTGCATCGTCCATTAGTCCCTTAAATAGTACTTGTTCTCAAACAAACAGTACTACCCATTTCAGTATAAACCAGGTTGGTGGTCCTAATGATATGATTCAAGGTCTTGATGCTTTCCAAGCTGAGCTAAGTGAGCTGATCTACAGCAACAATGGATTCGAGGGTTTGTATGGAACAGACAACATGGTTGGTGGCAGCAGTACTGGGACCAGTTCGGTCGAAAGTAGCAGCTGGGGAGACATAAATTCACTAGCCTATCCTCAGTTTGTCTCTGGGTTTGAACCTTGCCAACACCAAAGCATCCCACAAGTTTCTAACTTCGACGAATCAAGCTACTTCGGGCCACAATAA